GACGTCAGGCTGGCCTCATCGCAGGGCAAGTGGATCCTGCTCACCACCGTCCTCGGCTCCAGCATGGCGATGCTGGACTCGACCGTCGTCAACGTCGCCCTGCCGCGCATCGGGCAGGACCTCGACGCGAACCTCGCCGCCCTGCAGTGGACCGTCAACGCGTACATGCTGACGCTGGCCGGGCTGATCCTGCTCGGCGGTTCGCTCGGCGACCACTACGGCCGCCGCAAGATCTTCGTGGTGGGCGTGGTGTGGTTCGCCGCCGCGTCCCTGCTGTGCGGGCTCGCCCCGACCGCCGGTGTGCTCATCGCGGCCAGGGCCCTGCAGGGCGTCGGCGGGGCACTGCTGACGCCCGGCTCGCTGGCCCTGATCCAGGCGTCCTTCCACCCCGACGACCGGGGGCGGGCGGTGGGCCTGTGGTCCGGCTTCGGCGGGATCGGCGCGGCGGTCGGTCCGTTCCTGGGCGGCTGGCTGGTGGACGGTCCGGGCTGGCGCTGGGTGTTCCTGCTCAACGTCCCCCTCGCCCTGCTGTGCGCGCCGATCGCCGTGCGGCACGTCCCGGAGTCGAGGGACGGCCGTTCCCACGGGCGCTTCGACGTGCTGGGCGCGGTCCTCGGCGCGCTGGCGCTCGGCCTGCTGACGTACGCGCTGATCGAGGCCCGTCAGGGTTCCCTGGTGATCGTCCTCACGGCGGTCGCCGGCCTCGCGGCGGGCGTGGCCTTCGTGTACGTCGAGAAGCACAGCCCGGATCCGATGATGCCGCTGGACATCTTCGCCTCCCGCCAGTTCACGGCGGTCAACCTGGTCACCCTGTGCGTGTACGCGGCCTTCGGCGGCTTCTTCTTCCTCACCGCGCTCCAGCTCCAGGTCGCCGTGGGCTGGTCCCCCCTCGCCGCCGGTACGGCGCTGCTGCCGACCACGGCCATGATGCTGCTGTTCTCGGCCCGCTCCGGCGCCCTCGCGGACCGTATCGGACCGCGCATCCCACTGACGGTGGGGCCGCTGCTGTGCGCGGCCGGGATGCTGCTGATGCTGCGGGTCGGCCCCGGCGCGTCCTACGTCGCCGACGTCCTGCCCGCCCTCCTCGTGCTGGGCACCGGCATGGTCACCCTGGTCGCCCCGCTGACCGCGACCGTCCTCGCCTCCGTCGACACCGCGCGGGCGGGCCTGGCCAGCGGCGTCAACAACGCGGCGGCCCGCGCGGCCGGCCTGATCGCGGTGGCCGCGCTGCCGCTGCTCGCCGGGATGGGCCCGGACGCGTACCTCTCCGCGGCCGCCTTCGACGACGCCTTCCACCGGGCGATGCTGCTGTGCGCGGGCGTCCTGGTCGTCGGATCGGCGGTCGCCTTCGCGACGGTACGGTCCCTGCCCCCGGACTGTCGCCGTCCGGAATGCCGCCACCACGGCTCGATCACCACGCCGCCGCTGGAGGGCCAGACGGCGGCCAAACGGATCGGCTAGGGCGGGGGCGCGGGTCGGGCTCGCATCGCCTGGGGCGGGGGTCTGGGGGCGGTCGGCCCCGGCAAGGGCGACACTGGTGCACATGTCGATTCACGAGAACCTTCTCGGGGGCCCGCCCCCGACCCACCTGCCCGACGACCCCGAGCCCCGCGAGCTCCTGGCGGGCGGCACCCCGCCCGCGGACGTCGCCGCCAAGTACCCCACCTCCTCGCTGGCCTGGGCCCAGCTGGCCGACGAGGCGTTCGAGCGGGGCAGCGTCGTGGAGTCGTACGCCTATGCCCGTACCGGCTACCACCGGGGCCTGGACGCCCTGCGCCGCAGCGGCTGGAAGGGCCACGGGCCGGTCCCGTGGGAGCACGAGCCGAACCGAGGCTTCCTGCGTGCTCTGCACGCCCTCGCCCGCGCCGCCGGAGCCATCGGCGAGCAGGAGGAGCACGAGCGCTGCACCCAGTTCCTGAAGGACTCCTCGCCGACGGCTGCCCAGACCCTGGGCTGAGCGTCGTCTCCGGGCCCGCCCGTCCGGTGTGACGAGGCGGGCCTTGCGATGCCGGGGGTCATTGCAAAGAATGCGGGTGGGGACCGGGGCCCCCGTGTCGGTAACGGCAGGGGCGGACCGCTACCCGGAGAACATCACAGGAGACAGCGATGTCCCACGAGGCTCACGAGGCCCAAGAGCCCGAGACCCCGCATCTCGACTTCGCCGGCACGACGCCGTACGAGGACTACGTCAAGGCGGACGTGCTCACCCACCTCCAGCACACCCTCTCCGACGACCCCGGAGAGATGGTCTTCCTGGTCACGACCCAGGTCATGGAGCTGTGGTTCACCTGCATCGTCCACGAGTGGGAGACCGCGGCCGACGCGCTGCGCTCCGACGACGTGCCGACCGCGATCGCCGCGCTGAAGCGTTCGGTGCGGGAACTGGAGGCGCTGAACGCCTCCTGGAAGCCGCTGGGGCAGCTGACCCCGGCCCAGTTCAACTCGTACCGCTCCGCCCTCGGCGAGGGCTCCGGCTTCCAGTCGGCGATGTACCGGCGCATGGAGTTCCTGCTCGGCGACAAGTCCGCGTCCATGCTGGTCCCGCACCGCGGCGCGCCCCGCGTCCACGCCGAACTGGAGAAGGCACTCGCCGAGCCCAGCCTCTACGACGAGGTGCTGCGGCTGATGGCACGGCGCGGCTGCGCGATCCCGGCGTCCGTCCTGCGGCGCGACGTGTCCCTGCGCTACGAGGCCAACGACGCCGTCGAGGCCGCCTGGACCGCGGTCTACTCGGGCGACGAGAACGCCGAACTCGCCCGGCTCGGCGAGGCGTTGACCGATGTCGCCGAGCTGGTGTGGCGCTGGCGCAACGACCATCTCGTCGCCACCCGCAGGGCCATGGGCGCCAAGGCCGGCACGGGCGGCTCCGCCGGCGTGGCCTGGCTGGAGAAGCGCGCGCGCAAGAACGTGTTCCCCGAGCTGTGGACGGCGCGTTCCCATGTCTGAACTGGCCTCACGCGCAAGTGAGTTGGATGCCGCCGACGGACTGGCCGGGCTGCGTGAGCGGTTCGTGCTGGACGACGTGGTCTACCTGGACGGCAACTCGCTCGGCGCCCTGCCGACGAACGTCCCCGGCCGGGTCGAGGACGTCGTACGACGGCAGTGGGGCGAGCTGCGCATCCGGTCCTGGGACGAGAGCGGCTGGTGGACGGCGCCGGAGCGGATCGGCGACCGGATAGCCCCGCTGGTCGGAGCGGCGGCCGGGCAGATCGTGGTGGGCGACTCCACGAGCGTCAACGTCTTCAAGGCGCTCGTCGCCGCCGTGCGGATGGCGGGCGAGGGGCGCGACGAGATCCTCGTCGACGCGACCACCTTCCCCACGGACGGCTACATCGCCGAGTCCGCGGCCCGGATGACCGGCAGCACGCTGCGCCCGGTGAACCCGGCCGAGGTGGGTTCGGCGCTGTCCGGCCGTACCGCCGCCGTCCTGCTCAACCACGTCGACTACCGCACCGGCCGGCTCTACGACCTGCCCTCGCTCACCGCCGCGGTCCACGCGGCGGGCGCGCTCGCGGTCTGGGACCTGTGCCACAGCGCGGGCGCGCTGCCGGTCGGCCTGGACGAGCACGGCGTCGACCTGGCCGTCGGCTGCACCTACAAGTACCTCAACGGCGGCCCGGGCTCCCCGGCGTACCTGTACGTCCGCCGTGATCTGCAGGACCGTTTCGACTCGCCGCTGCCCGGCTGGAACTCCCACGCGGAGCCCTTCGGGATGCGGCCCGGCTACGAACCGGCGTCGGGGGCCGTGCGCGGCCGGGTCGGTACGCCGGACATCCTGTCCATGCTGGCCCTGGAGGCGGCGCTGGAGGTCTGGGACGGGGTGCCGGTCGAGGCGGTGCGGGCCAAGTCCCTGGCGCTGACGGACTTCTTCCTGGAGTGCGTGGACACTTACACCCCGGCCGGCCGCGTGGAGTCCGTGACGCCGGCCGCCCACGCGGAGCGCGGCAGCCAGGTCGCGCTGCGCTGCGACGACGCGGGTGACGTGATGAAGCGGCTGATCGAGCGGGGAGTGGTCGGGGACTTCCGGCACCCCGACGTCCTGCGCTTCGGCTTCACGCCGTTGTACGTCGGGTTCGCGGACGTCGAGCGGGCGGCCCGGGTGCTGGGGGAGACGGTCGCGGGGTAGCTTGCGGCGCTTTCGGGGGATGTGGGCCGGGGGGTGCGTGACGCCGCCCGGCCCCCGTGCGTCTGTCGAACCGTTTTCCCCTCACCCAGCGTGACATCCACGTGTCCGCGCACGTCACCGGCCTGATACCGTCCCCGCCAACGGCCGCATTCCCATCTGGGACGCTTTCCCGCCCGGTCCGTCAAAACAGTTACGCCGCTGAGAGGTTGGAGCATGCCGGACGACGCCGCAGCAGCCCGGGCCGCCGCCGAGGAGGAGTCGGCCTTCTCGCACCCGGCGGTCGACCCCGACTCCACCGCCGCCTACGGCGACCACCCCGACCAGGTGATCGACTTCTACGCCCCGCGCGGCGAGACGGTCCCCGGCGCCGGGCTCGTCCCGCTGGTCGTCGTCCTGCACGGCGGTGCCTGGCGGGCACCGTACGACCGGAAGCACATCTCGCCGTTCGCGGACTTCCTGGCGCGGCGCGGGTTCGCCGTGGCCAGCGTGGAGTACCGGCGGGGTGCGGTGCTTCCGGGGCAGGGCGGCGAGGGCGCCGCGGGCGGTCCCGTCGCGGGCCGCTGGCCGGACACCTTCGACGACGTGGCCGCGGCGCTGGACGCGCTGCCCGCGCTCGCCCGCCAGGCTCTTCCGCAGGCCGACCCGCGGCGCATGGTGGTCACCGGGCACTCGGCGGGCGGCCACCTCGCCCTGTGGGCGGCGGCCCGGCATGTCCTGCCGGTCGACGCGCCCTGGCGCACCGGCGGCCCCCCACCCCTGCGCGGTGTGGTCGCGCTCGCCCCGATCGCCGACTTCGAGGTCTCCGACAAGCTGGAGGTCTGCGGTGGGGCGGTACGGCAACTCCTGGGCGGCGACGAGAAGTTCGCCGAGCGCCGGCCTTACGCCGACCCGGCGCTGCTGCTGCCCACCGGCATCGCGACCGCCCTCGTCCAGGGCCGTACGGACATCACCGTCCCGCACGCGGTCGCCGAGTCCTACGCCGACGCGGCGGCGAAGTCCGGCGAGATGGTGGGCCTCACCCTCCTGGAGGACGTCGGCCACTTCCCCCTGATCGACCCCGCGGCGGACGCCTGCGCGGTGGTGGCGGAGGAGATCGCCCAACTGGCCTGGTGACACGCCCTGAACAGGCCTTTCGCCCGGTTCTCGGGGTTGCCCTCACATACCCGTAATACCTGAGAGCTACGCCGCACATGGGCTCTTCAGCGTGACGCGGACGACGCCGTCGTCTCCGTAACTTCCCCTCCAGACAAGCCCGATGACCGGGCCGTGGGGAAGGGAGACACGTCATGGGGCGGGAGACGGGGGCCGGGGCGACGGTGTCCGCACCAAGGGTGCGGACACCCGGGGCGGGACGGCCGAGCGAGAACGACGCCCCTCGGTCCCCACGCCGCCGCAGGCACCGCCGACGCCGTACCGCGCTGGCCGTCCTCGTCGCCGCCGCCGTGGTCCTTCCCCTCACCGGTGCCACCAGGCCGGACATCCCCGCCCCGCCCCCCGCCTCCCTGGCGCCGCTCACGCCCTCCACCCTCGACGCGGCGTACGCGGCCAACCGTGCCGACGCCGCGGAGGCGTCCCGGATGGCCGCCGCCCACGGCGACTCCACGCGTGCCGCCGCCGACCACGCCATGGCCGGCCCCTCCCGCCGGCTCCTCGCCTTCGACGGCAGGGGCGAGGGCCGGGCCACGGAGGTGTTCGGCGACCTCGCGCACGCCTCGCGGGTGGCCGTGCTGGTCCCGGGCTCCGACACCTCCCTCGACACCTGGGCCCGCTTCCGCGCCACCGCCGTCGCCCTCCGCCAACGCCTGCACCGGGAGGCCCCGCAGGGCATCGGCACGGCCGTCGTGGCCTGGCTCGGCTACACGACCCCCGCCACGGTCAGCACGACCGTCCTCACCACGGCCCGCGCCGACCGGGCCGCCCCGCGCCTGCGCGACTTCCTCGCCGAACTGCACACCGTGACCCGCCCGGACGCGAGCGTCTCCCTGCTCTGCCACTCCTACGGCACGGTCGTCTGCGGCCGCTCGGCCGCCCGGCTCTCCGGCCTCGGCGTGAGCGACATCGTCCTCCTCGGCAGCCCCGGCACCGGCGCCGACACGGCCGCGGACCTGCACACGGGCGCCCGAGTCTGGGCGGCCCGCGGCGGCGACGACTGGATCGCCGAGGTCCCGCACGTGCGCACCGACTTCTTCGGCACGACCGTCGGCTTCGGCACCGATCCCGTCTCCCCGGCCTTCGGCGCCCGCGTCTTCGCGGCGGGCGGCGGCGGCCACAGCGACTACTTCCGGCCGGGCTCGGTGTCCCTGGCCAACCTCGCCCGGATCGTCCTCGGCGAGACGGGGGAGGTGTCCCATGCGTGAGCCGACCCCGCACGGCACCTGGGAAGGCATACGGCGCGCCGCACACCGTGCCGACGCCGCCACCCCCGCCGACCGGGACCGGGCCGTGGACGCCCTGCGCGCCTTCGCGATCCTCGGCGTGGTCCTGGGCCACTGGCTGGTCACCGCCCTGGTGGCGGACGGCGGAAACCTGCACACCGCCAGCCCGCTGCGGCACATGCCCGGGCTGGCCCCGATCTCCTGGGCCTTCCAGACCCTCGCCGTGTTCTTCCTGGTCGGCGGCCATGTGGCGACCCGCGGCTACACCGCGGCCCGTTCCAGGGGCGTGCCGTACCGGACCTGGCTGGTGACCCGGCTGTCCCGCCTGTTCAAACCGGTCGCCGCCGTCCTGGCCCTGTGGACGGTCGTCACCGTCGCCCTTCTCTCCTCCGGCACCGACTACTCCACGGTCCGCACCCTCGTGAAGCTGGCCCTCTCCCCGCTCTGGTTCCTCGTCGTCTTCGCCGCGCTGACGGCGGCGACCCCGCTCGTCGCCCGGCTCAACCCCCTGTGGCCGCTGGCCGTCGTCCTCCATGTGGACCTTCTCCGCTTCGGCCTCGGCGCCCCGCAGAGCCTTGGCTGGGTGAACCTGGCGGCCGGCTGGCTGGTGCCGTACACCCTGGGCGCGGCCTGGGCCCGTGGTGAGCTGGAGCGTCCCCGCGCCGGCTGGGTGCTGCTCCTCGGCGGGGCGGCGGCGACGGCCGGGCTGGTGCTGTGGGCGGGCTACCCGGCCTCGATGGTCGGCGTCCCCGGCGGGTCCGTGTCCAACCTCGACCCGCCCACGCTGGCCGCCGTCACCTTCGGCCTGACCCAGTGCGGCCTGGCCCTGCTCCTGCGCGACCGGCTGCGCCGTACGATGCGCCGACCCCTGGCGTGGGCGGCGGTCGCCCTCGTGAACCTCTCCGCCATGACGATCTTCCTCTGGCACCAGACGGCCATGATGGCGACCACCGCCACCGGCCTCCTCGCGGGCCGCCTGCCCGGCCTGCACACGCGCCCCGACGACCTCGTCTGGGTGGCATACCGCCTGACCTGGCTGCCGGTCTTCGCCGTGGCCCTGACGGTCTGCTGGACGGCGTTCCGCAGCTACGAACACGGCCGTCCGGCCGAGGGTGGCCGCTCGCGGGTGGTCCGGACCGGGCACGGACCGGCCGACCGGACGAGGACGGCGGGGCCGCGCCGTGTCTAGGGTGGTCCGCGTGACGGGGACGGGGCCGGGCATCCGGCGGGTGCTGGGCGAGCGGGTGCCGCGCCGGCTGCGGGCGCTGCGTGAGGACCTGTGGACCCTGCGGGCCGACCCGCTGCCGCGCTTCTCGCGGTTGCGTCGGGTGCCGCACGCGGTGCTGTGCCTGGCCGCGTTCGGCGTCGCGCTCGGCGGAGTGGCACAGCTTCGGGACAACGGACACCTGGGCAACGGGACCGCCTTCCCGCTCGCGGTCGCGCAGGGCGGCGCGGTGGTCCTCGCCCTCAGGCGGCCGATCCCGGCGTGGTGGCTGTCCACGGGCGCCACCCTCATCGGCGCCGTCCTGCTGCACGGCCGGCTGAGCACGCCGCCGGCGATGCCGTTCACCTGGCCCTGGACCACGGCCGGGATCGTCGCGCAGTCGCTCGTGATGCTGCTGCTCGCCCTGCGCGTGCCCACCCGTGTCTCCGCCGAGGCGCTGGCTGTGACCGCCCTGGCCACCTATGTCCTCGAGGGCGTGTGGGGTGCCCCGCACTACCAGGAGACCGGGGTCGTCGCCGTCGCCCTGTCGGCGATCGTGTGGGCGCTCGGCAGCGCGCTGCGCGGCCGTCGCGAGGCCCGGGCGGAGCTCGGCCGGCAGGCCACGCTGGCCGCGGAGGAGCGCGCGCGGCGCACGCTTCTGGAGGAGCGCAGCCGTATCGCGCGCGAGCTGCACGACGTGGTCGCCCATCACATGTCCGTCATCTCCATCCAGGCCCAGGTCGCCCCGCATCTCGTGCAGGATCCGCCCGCGGAGCTGCGAGAGAACCTGGAGGGCATCCGGCACAACGCGCTGGAGGCGCTGACCGAGCTGCGCCGGGTGCTGGGCGTGCTGCGCTCGGAGGACGGCGACACCGACGCCCTCGACCGGGCCGGCACCGACCCGCACAGCCCCCAGCCCACCCTGGACCGGCTCGACGCGCTGGTCGAGAACACCCGGGCGGCCGGGCTGAGCGTGACCACGCGGATCGTCGGCGAGCGGCGGCCGCTGCCGTCCGGCGTGGAGCTGTCGGCGTACCGGATCGTGCAGGAGGCGCTGAGCAACGTACTGCGTCACGCCCCCGGCGCGACGGCGAGCGTCGAGATCGCCTACGTGCCCTACGGCCTGCGGGTGGAGGTCCTCAACTCGGCCTCGAGCAGCCCCGTCTCCGAGTCGCCGGGCGCCGGGCACGGTCTGCTCGGCATGCGGGAGCGGGCCGCGATGCTGGGCGGTCACCTCCTGGCCGGCGTCCGGCCGGGCGGCGGCTACCAGATCTCCGTGTTCCTCCCGGTCACCCCGCACGCCGAGGCCGCGGGACCCGTCGCCGCCGAAGACACCTCCGACGTGAAGGACCCCACCGCATGACGAGCAGCCCGATCCGCGTACTGATCGCCGACGACCAGCAGATGGTCCGGCAGGGCTTCACCGTGCTGCTCAACACCCAGCCCGACATCGACGTCGTCGGGCAGGCGGTGGACGGCGCGGACGCCGTGGCCAAGGTCGGCGAACTCGCCCCGGACGTCGTCCTGATGGACATCCGCATGCCCGAGCTGAACGGCATCGAGGCGACCCGCCGGATCGCCGTCGAGCTGCCGCACATCAAGGTGCTGGTGCTCACCACGTTCGACCTCGACGAGTACGTGTACGAGGCGCTGCGGGCGGGCGCCTCGGGGTTCCTGCTGAAGGACGCCTCGGCGGACAAGCTGGCCGAGGCGGTCCGCGTGGTGGCGGCCGGCGACGCGCTGCTCGCGCCCGGCATCACCCGGCGGCTGATCGCGGAGTTCTCCCGCCTGGGAGACCGGCCGCGGGCCCCGCTGAAGGTGCGCGTCGGCGATCTCACCGAGCGCGAGACGGAGGTCCTCGCGCTGATCGCGCAGGGCCTGTCGAACGCGGAGATCGCCGAACGGCTGGTCGTCGCGGAGCAGACCGTGAAGACGCATGTGGGCCGCATCCTGGTGAAACTGGGCCTCAGGGACCGGACGCAGGCGGCGGTGTTCGCGTACGAGTCGGGGCTGGTCAGGCCGTCCGGCTACTGACGGCTGTCCCGCGCCCCGTACCCGTAGTACTTCAGGTGGATGCCCAAGGACCGTTCTCACAGGGGACGACCCCGGACCGGGCCTGCGCCTACGGTTTCCATGTGACCGAGAAGACCCAGACGCAGCCGGAGCCGACGAGGCTGATGGAGCCGTCGGACGCCGCGTACGAGCCGTACAAGCCGCGCAGCCCCGAGTTCCGGGCCGCCATGGACGCGCTGCAAGGCCTGCGGCAGGACCTGTTCCACGACGCCTTCGCCTACCGTCCGCTGCCCCGGATGAGTGTCGACGGCCCGCTCACCCGGCGGATGAAGGGCAGGATGCGGGAGTACGCGGCCTGGCGGGGGCACGCCGTGGTCGTCGCACTCGGGCTGCTCGCGATGCTGATCGGCTCGAACAGCGCCATGATCGGCGCCGGTAACAACCTCGTTCTCGGCCTGCTCGCGCTGGTTCCGGTCCTGCTGACCATGGTGCGGCCGGTCGGGGCGTTCTGGCTGTCGATGGCCGCGACCCCCCTCGCCATCGTGGTCGGCGGCGGCTGGGAGACCGAGTTCCCGTGGCTGCCCGGGAGCTTCGCCTGCCACCTGTTCGTCCTCACGATCGTGGCCGCCCGGACCCGGCCGCGCACCGCGGCGTGGATGTGGGTTCTGACGGCGGTGTACGGCGTCGTGGTGGAGAACTTCTTCGACTGGGGACACTCGCCGTTCGGCACCAACTCCGCCCCGATGGTGTTCTTCTCGGCCCTCGCCCTCCTCGCCGTCACCGTCTGGCACATCCGCCGCGACGCCCGTCAGGAGGTGACCGCGCAGCAGACGGTGACCGCGCACGAGCGCTCCCGGCGCACCCTGCTGGAGGAGCGCACGACGATCGCCCGCGAGCTGCACGACGTGGTCGCGCACCACATGTCGGTCGTCGCCATCCAGGCGGAGGCGGCGCCCTACCGGGTGGAGAACCCGCCGCCGGAGCTGGAGAAGGCGTTCGCCACGATCCGGGAGAACGCGGTGGCGGCCCTGACCGAACTGCGCCGCGTGCTGGGCGTGGTCCGCGCCGAGGACTACGAGGCGCCGGACGCCCCGCAGCCCACGCTCGCCGACCTGGACGCGCTGCTCGCCAACGTCCGCGAGACGGGCCTGCGCGTGGACAGGACGACGACCGGGGCGATACGCGAACTGCCGCAGGGCGTCGAGTTGTCGGCGTACCGGATCGTCCAGGAGGCGCTCAGCAACACCCTGCGTCACGCGCCGGGCGCCGCGGCCAAGGTGGAGGTGTCCTACGTCCTCGGCGGTCTCGGCCTGCGCATAGTCAACGGCCCACCTCCGGAGCCGTCGGCGGTGAAACCGTCACCCGGTGCCGGCCACGGCATCACGGGCATGCGCGAACGCGTCACCATGCTCGACGGCGAGATGACGGCGGGCCGCACGGACGAGGGCGGATACGAGGTGACGGTGTTCCTGCCGGTCGCCGGGGTGAGGGAAGGAGAGGCATGACGATCCGCGTACTGATCGCGGACGACCAGATGATGGTGCGCGAAGGCTTCTCGGTGCTCCTCAACGCGATGCCGGACATCGAGGTCGTCGGCGAGGCGGTCAACGGCCGCGAGGCGGTCGACCGCGTCCGTGAACTGACGCCCGACGTCGTCCTGATGGACATCCGCATGCCCGAGATGAACGGCATCGAGGCGACCCGGGAGATCGTGGCGGCCAACAGCACGTCGAAGGTCCTGGTGCTGACCACCTTCGACCTCGACGAGTACGTCTACCAGGCGCTGCGCGCCGGCGCCTCGGGCTTCCTGCTCAAGGACGCCTCGGCCCGCCAACTGGCCGACGGCGTCCGGGTGGTGGCGTCCGGCGAGGCCCTCCTCGCCCCCACGGTCACCAAACGCCTGATCACGGAGTTCTCCAAGCTCTCCCAGACCCCGCGCGTCATGCAGTCCGCCCACCAGGCCTACGGCGAGCTCACCGAACGCGAGACCGAGGTCCTGGTCCTCATCGCCCAGGGCCTGTCCAACGCCGAGATCGCCGAGCGCCTGGTGGTCGCCGAGTCCACGATCAAGACCCACGTCAGCCGGATCCTGGTGAAACTGGGCCTACGGGACCGGACCCAGGCGGCGGTGTTCGCTTATGAGGCGCGGCTGGTGACGCCGGGTTAGTCGAGCCGGTCGAGTACGGCGGGCAGGCCTTTGGAAAGCATCCTGGTGCGGACGCTGCCGAGGATCCTCGCCATGAGGAACCCTCCGGCGCCGGTGAAGCCGGTGTGGTCGTAGGTGAACCGGGTGCCGCCGGCGTGCGGTGCGAGGCGGTAGGCGACCTCGGTCACCTCACCGCCGCCCTCGTCCTGCCACGAGTACCGCAGCAGCGACGGCTCCCGGACCTCGAGCACCTCGCACACCACGACACCGCGCCACCCGGGTTTCGGCCGGGCGACGAACCGGAACCGCGTGCCCGGCACGGTGGTGAACCCCTCCGGCCGCGCGCCCGCGCCGGTGGCCGTCCACTGCGGGATCAGCTCGGGATCGGTGACCGCCCGCCAGACCTTCGAGGGCGGATGCGGGTAGTCACGGACGATGTGGATGGCGCTCATGGAGGCTCCTGGGGCCGAATCTCACCACTAATTTACAGTAACTAAAAAATTACTGTAGCAGTAAAAATATTGGGAGCAGGGCCTCTAAGCTCCAGCCATGAGCACGCGCACTGTGGACTGGACGGCGTTGCGCCGCCGGGCGGAGGAGCCGGCCGGGGAGGGGCTGCGGGAGCGCAAGAAACGGCAGCTGCGGCAGCGGCTGTCGGACACGGCCACCGAGATGTTCCTGGAGCGGGGCTTCGACGCGGTACGGGTGGCCGAGATCGCCGAGGCCTGCGGAGTGTCGGAGAAGACGGTGTTCAACCACTTCCCGACGAAGGAGTCACTGGTCCTGGACCTGGGGGAGAGCACCCTCGACTCCCTGCGGGCCGTTCTGTCCGACCCGGACCTCTCGCCGGTGGAGGCCGTACTGGAGATCCTCTCCGCCGAACTGGCCGCCATCACCTCCTGGCTGGCCGCGCAGGAGGATCCGGCTGAGGCGAAGGCGGCCTTGTCGCGCTTCGCCGCGCTCACCAGGTCCACCCCGTCCCTCCGCGCCTACCACCACGACATGGCGGACCGGCAGGTCGCCGTCGCGACCGAGATCCTGGCCCACCGCACCGGCGCGGTCCCGGACGCCCCCGAACCCCGCATCGCCGCGGCAGCGCTGCTGGCCCTGTGGCCGCTGCAGTTCCAGTCGCTGCACCGCCACCTGGACCGCACGCAGACGCCGGAGCAGCTGTACGACGAGGTGACCGCGGACGTCCACCGCGCGGCCCGCCTGCTCGACACGGGCCTGGGCTCACTCGGGACCGCCCGCCGGAGGTAGCTCCCGCGCCGAAGATGCTTGCGCTCGTCGATCAGCTGAAGGAACACCCCTGGTCAGAGCCCGGCGTGTCGGGTTAGCGTCCCCGCATGGCTGTCTTCGATCCGTGGGACGCGGCGTTTCTCGCCGACCCCTACCCCGCCTACGCCGAGCTGCGTGCCGCTGGGCGCGTGCACTACTTCGAGGCCACCGACCAGTGGCTGGTGCCGCACCACGCGGACGTCTCGGCGCTGCTGCGGGAGCGCCGGCTCGGGCGGACGTATCTGCACCGGTTCGGCCACGAGGACTTCGGACGGACCGCACCCCCGCCCGAGCACGAGCCGTTCCACACGCTCAACGACCACGGCATGCTCGACCTGGAGCCGCCGGACCACACCAGGATCCGGCGGCTGGTGTCGAAGGCGTTCACGCCGCGCACGGTCGAGCGGCTGAAGCCGTATGTCGGCGACCTCGCCGGCAAGCTCGTCGACCGGCTCGTCGAGAACGGCGGCGG
The sequence above is drawn from the Streptomyces sp. SLBN-31 genome and encodes:
- a CDS encoding DUF3151 domain-containing protein, with translation MSIHENLLGGPPPTHLPDDPEPRELLAGGTPPADVAAKYPTSSLAWAQLADEAFERGSVVESYAYARTGYHRGLDALRRSGWKGHGPVPWEHEPNRGFLRALHALARAAGAIGEQEEHERCTQFLKDSSPTAAQTLG
- the kynU gene encoding kynureninase — its product is MSELASRASELDAADGLAGLRERFVLDDVVYLDGNSLGALPTNVPGRVEDVVRRQWGELRIRSWDESGWWTAPERIGDRIAPLVGAAAGQIVVGDSTSVNVFKALVAAVRMAGEGRDEILVDATTFPTDGYIAESAARMTGSTLRPVNPAEVGSALSGRTAAVLLNHVDYRTGRLYDLPSLTAAVHAAGALAVWDLCHSAGALPVGLDEHGVDLAVGCTYKYLNGGPGSPAYLYVRRDLQDRFDSPLPGWNSHAEPFGMRPGYEPASGAVRGRVGTPDILSMLALEAALEVWDGVPVEAVRAKSLALTDFFLECVDTYTPAGRVESVTPAAHAERGSQVALRCDDAGDVMKRLIERGVVGDFRHPDVLRFGFTPLYVGFADVERAARVLGETVAG
- a CDS encoding alpha/beta hydrolase; protein product: MGRETGAGATVSAPRVRTPGAGRPSENDAPRSPRRRRHRRRRTALAVLVAAAVVLPLTGATRPDIPAPPPASLAPLTPSTLDAAYAANRADAAEASRMAAAHGDSTRAAADHAMAGPSRRLLAFDGRGEGRATEVFGDLAHASRVAVLVPGSDTSLDTWARFRATAVALRQRLHREAPQGIGTAVVAWLGYTTPATVSTTVLTTARADRAAPRLRDFLAELHTVTRPDASVSLLCHSYGTVVCGRSAARLSGLGVSDIVLLGSPGTGADTAADLHTGARVWAARGGDDWIAEVPHVRTDFFGTTVGFGTDPVSPAFGARVFAAGGGGHSDYFRPGSVSLANLARIVLGETGEVSHA
- a CDS encoding alpha/beta hydrolase: MPDDAAAARAAAEEESAFSHPAVDPDSTAAYGDHPDQVIDFYAPRGETVPGAGLVPLVVVLHGGAWRAPYDRKHISPFADFLARRGFAVASVEYRRGAVLPGQGGEGAAGGPVAGRWPDTFDDVAAALDALPALARQALPQADPRRMVVTGHSAGGHLALWAAARHVLPVDAPWRTGGPPPLRGVVALAPIADFEVSDKLEVCGGAVRQLLGGDEKFAERRPYADPALLLPTGIATALVQGRTDITVPHAVAESYADAAAKSGEMVGLTLLEDVGHFPLIDPAADACAVVAEEIAQLAW
- a CDS encoding tryptophan 2,3-dioxygenase family protein, translating into MSHEAHEAQEPETPHLDFAGTTPYEDYVKADVLTHLQHTLSDDPGEMVFLVTTQVMELWFTCIVHEWETAADALRSDDVPTAIAALKRSVRELEALNASWKPLGQLTPAQFNSYRSALGEGSGFQSAMYRRMEFLLGDKSASMLVPHRGAPRVHAELEKALAEPSLYDEVLRLMARRGCAIPASVLRRDVSLRYEANDAVEAAWTAVYSGDENAELARLGEALTDVAELVWRWRNDHLVATRRAMGAKAGTGGSAGVAWLEKRARKNVFPELWTARSHV
- a CDS encoding MFS transporter, whose amino-acid sequence is MPDVRLASSQGKWILLTTVLGSSMAMLDSTVVNVALPRIGQDLDANLAALQWTVNAYMLTLAGLILLGGSLGDHYGRRKIFVVGVVWFAAASLLCGLAPTAGVLIAARALQGVGGALLTPGSLALIQASFHPDDRGRAVGLWSGFGGIGAAVGPFLGGWLVDGPGWRWVFLLNVPLALLCAPIAVRHVPESRDGRSHGRFDVLGAVLGALALGLLTYALIEARQGSLVIVLTAVAGLAAGVAFVYVEKHSPDPMMPLDIFASRQFTAVNLVTLCVYAAFGGFFFLTALQLQVAVGWSPLAAGTALLPTTAMMLLFSARSGALADRIGPRIPLTVGPLLCAAGMLLMLRVGPGASYVADVLPALLVLGTGMVTLVAPLTATVLASVDTARAGLASGVNNAAARAAGLIAVAALPLLAGMGPDAYLSAAAFDDAFHRAMLLCAGVLVVGSAVAFATVRSLPPDCRRPECRHHGSITTPPLEGQTAAKRIG